Proteins found in one Oribacterium sp. oral taxon 102 genomic segment:
- a CDS encoding alpha/beta hydrolase produces the protein MLSEERKRELIASLRGHSVAEEHITEEYKKNLELSEREEYTLCPDSVPMKVYVFFAKNREPDCRVHINVHGGGFVRPHALRDEIWSSRLASAIEGITVDLDYSLAPEYPYPTAVEQCCAAVKWVFSKLADWNADPRRVSMGGYSAGANLTAATAIRLNETKTHRLCLQVLGYGCFDMATDPADKPNAAENLIPVERGRMFNECYTEFDPEKLSSPYCSPLLAADQQLRGLPEALILTAGTDNFRFEDGDYAIRLLRNGVKVTMQEYLHSSHGFIIHCSGEWESAQQRIIDTIRAAEL, from the coding sequence ATGCTGAGTGAAGAGAGAAAGAGGGAGCTGATTGCGTCGCTGCGCGGACACAGCGTCGCGGAGGAGCATATTACGGAGGAGTACAAAAAGAACCTGGAGCTTTCGGAGCGGGAGGAATATACGCTCTGCCCTGACAGCGTCCCGATGAAGGTCTATGTCTTCTTCGCGAAAAACCGTGAGCCGGATTGTCGGGTGCATATCAATGTCCACGGCGGCGGCTTCGTGCGTCCGCATGCGCTCCGGGATGAGATCTGGTCGAGCAGGCTGGCGTCTGCGATCGAGGGCATTACTGTGGATCTGGATTACAGCCTCGCGCCGGAGTACCCCTACCCGACGGCGGTGGAGCAGTGCTGCGCGGCGGTGAAGTGGGTATTTTCGAAACTGGCGGACTGGAATGCCGATCCGAGGCGGGTTTCCATGGGCGGCTACAGCGCCGGGGCGAATCTCACTGCGGCTACGGCGATTCGTCTGAATGAGACGAAGACGCACCGGCTCTGTCTTCAGGTGCTGGGCTACGGCTGCTTCGACATGGCGACAGACCCGGCGGACAAGCCGAACGCGGCGGAAAACCTGATTCCGGTGGAGCGGGGGCGGATGTTTAATGAGTGCTACACGGAGTTCGATCCGGAGAAGCTGTCCTCCCCCTATTGCAGCCCGCTGCTGGCGGCGGATCAGCAGCTCCGGGGACTGCCGGAGGCACTGATCCTCACCGCGGGGACGGACAATTTCCGCTTCGAGGACGGGGACTACGCGATCCGTCTGCTTCGGAATGGGGTCAAGGTTACGATGCAGGAATACCTCCATTCGAGCCACGGCTTCATTATTCATTGCAGCGGGGAATGGGAGAGCGCGCAGCAGAGAATCATCGATACAATCCGCGCGGCAGAGCTTTGA
- a CDS encoding tripartite tricarboxylate transporter substrate-binding protein: protein MKKRLAAVLTMAAMALGMLSGCGAGSSGAAASAAEPTAAAAADTKAAEPTASAGEETASADVSSVWPDGTTVYIDVPAKAGGGTDLYTRYLTQALGEVCPKVNFVVTNYDTEEVGMQHAKNAKADGRTLLTCHGGAAIKKLTGASGVSIRDDMRAVGLLNQGGPQAIIANPGAPYKNFSELAEYIKAHPGELTVGCSLGGTTQILFTSFMQALLGEPSLVNYVQCSSEADKLTNVASNAINIANCSIPNAKDYDKDGKLTVLGTIGPKASNLESMGKLLGTELDAKFASTVEQGIDTTWDSNYYVLAPAGVSDEAAAAINAAIVAAETQSSYIDGMNKMATFNTPAELAAAQDALNAEWEKLDALVGSMGLKK from the coding sequence ATGAAAAAAAGACTGGCAGCAGTATTGACGATGGCAGCGATGGCGCTCGGGATGCTGAGCGGCTGCGGAGCAGGAAGCAGCGGCGCGGCAGCGTCGGCAGCGGAACCGACAGCTGCGGCAGCCGCAGACACGAAGGCAGCGGAACCGACGGCATCGGCGGGAGAAGAGACGGCTTCGGCAGATGTCTCTTCGGTATGGCCGGACGGAACAACGGTTTATATAGACGTCCCGGCGAAGGCAGGCGGCGGAACCGACCTCTATACCCGCTATCTCACGCAGGCGCTCGGAGAGGTTTGCCCGAAGGTGAACTTCGTCGTGACCAATTACGATACCGAGGAGGTCGGGATGCAGCATGCGAAGAACGCGAAGGCGGACGGCAGGACCCTGCTCACCTGCCACGGCGGCGCAGCCATCAAGAAGCTGACCGGTGCCTCCGGCGTGTCCATCCGGGACGATATGAGAGCGGTGGGGCTGCTGAATCAGGGTGGGCCGCAGGCGATCATCGCGAATCCCGGCGCACCGTACAAGAACTTCTCCGAGCTTGCGGAGTATATCAAGGCGCATCCGGGCGAGCTGACGGTGGGCTGCTCCCTCGGCGGCACGACGCAGATCCTCTTCACCTCCTTCATGCAGGCGCTGCTGGGAGAGCCGTCTCTCGTAAACTATGTGCAGTGCTCCTCCGAGGCGGACAAGCTGACCAATGTCGCCTCCAATGCGATCAACATCGCGAACTGCTCGATCCCGAATGCGAAGGACTATGATAAGGACGGCAAGCTCACGGTGCTGGGCACGATCGGGCCGAAGGCCTCCAATCTCGAATCCATGGGTAAGCTGCTCGGGACGGAGCTGGATGCGAAGTTTGCTTCTACGGTAGAGCAGGGGATCGATACGACATGGGACTCCAATTACTATGTCCTTGCGCCGGCAGGCGTTTCCGACGAGGCTGCCGCTGCAATCAACGCGGCAATCGTCGCGGCAGAGACGCAGAGCTCCTATATAGACGGCATGAACAAGATGGCGACCTTCAACACCCCGGCAGAGCTTGCTGCGGCACAGGATGCGCTCAATGCGGAGTGGGAGAAGCTGGATGCGCTGGTCGGCTCCATGGGACTGAAGAAGTGA
- a CDS encoding tripartite tricarboxylate transporter permease gives MADYLSALGVLLQPINFIMMYLCSLIGAVLGAIPGLSGGLGITLILPMTFAMSTELSFSMLVGMYVGGVSGSFIAAVLVGIPGSAASIATCYDGYPMTKKGQAAKALSIGITGSFLGTLVSILVATLCSTYIANVALLLGPWEYFSLCLMAITMVVGLSNGSVFKGMIAAFLGLWFSSVGTDMVTNQMRFTFDNYNLFGGINVVCLLMGTFALQQVATGYAKGQQEMPKASEEGLSGLGIGFRDLAENGKVILSSLLIGLWIGFLPGMGSGISNIIAYGQAKKMSKHPELFGTGVEEGVWATEVANNAGVGGAIIPMLSLGIPGDATTVLLMSAMTIHGLQPGPMFIRTNPVLANLIFATVLLSAILVFVTELFTKKWFPLLLKAPYHYLYSAILVVAFMGAFSSTTSMFSVYLVLFFGLVGIIMDYFGLPMTPLMLAFILGGKIESYFRMGVSYGKGDYSLFFTRPISLVFIAVTVYSLFGPMLRKLWRARRRTA, from the coding sequence ATGGCGGATTATCTGAGCGCGCTGGGCGTACTGCTGCAGCCGATAAACTTCATCATGATGTATCTCTGCTCGCTGATCGGCGCAGTTCTGGGCGCGATCCCGGGACTCTCCGGAGGACTGGGTATCACGCTGATTCTGCCCATGACCTTCGCGATGAGCACGGAGCTCAGCTTCTCCATGCTGGTCGGCATGTATGTCGGCGGCGTTTCCGGCTCCTTCATCGCGGCGGTGCTGGTCGGTATCCCGGGCTCCGCAGCATCGATTGCGACCTGTTATGACGGTTATCCGATGACGAAGAAGGGGCAGGCGGCGAAGGCGCTCTCCATTGGCATCACAGGCTCCTTCCTCGGGACGCTGGTTTCGATTCTTGTGGCGACGCTCTGCTCGACCTATATCGCGAATGTGGCGCTGCTGCTGGGGCCATGGGAGTATTTCAGCCTCTGCCTGATGGCGATCACGATGGTGGTCGGTCTCTCGAACGGCTCGGTTTTTAAGGGCATGATCGCAGCGTTTCTGGGGCTCTGGTTCTCCTCGGTCGGGACGGATATGGTCACGAACCAGATGCGTTTCACCTTCGACAACTATAATCTCTTCGGCGGCATAAATGTCGTTTGTCTCCTGATGGGAACCTTCGCCCTGCAGCAGGTGGCGACCGGCTATGCCAAGGGGCAGCAGGAGATGCCGAAGGCTTCGGAGGAGGGGCTCTCCGGACTCGGCATCGGTTTCCGGGATCTCGCGGAGAACGGAAAGGTCATCCTTTCCTCGCTCCTGATCGGGCTCTGGATCGGCTTCCTGCCGGGAATGGGCTCCGGTATCTCGAATATCATCGCCTATGGACAGGCGAAGAAAATGTCGAAGCATCCGGAGCTCTTCGGTACGGGTGTGGAGGAAGGCGTGTGGGCGACGGAGGTCGCGAACAACGCAGGCGTCGGTGGCGCCATCATTCCGATGCTCTCTCTGGGCATCCCGGGAGACGCGACGACGGTGCTCCTGATGTCGGCAATGACGATTCATGGGTTACAGCCCGGGCCGATGTTTATCCGGACGAATCCGGTGCTCGCGAATCTGATCTTCGCGACCGTACTGCTCTCCGCGATCCTCGTATTTGTCACCGAGCTCTTCACGAAGAAGTGGTTCCCGCTGCTTCTGAAGGCGCCGTACCACTATCTCTACAGTGCCATTCTCGTGGTCGCGTTCATGGGAGCGTTCTCCTCCACAACCTCGATGTTCAGCGTCTATCTGGTGCTGTTCTTCGGGCTGGTGGGCATTATCATGGATTATTTCGGACTGCCGATGACGCCGCTGATGCTTGCTTTCATCTTGGGCGGTAAAATCGAGAGCTATTTTCGGATGGGGGTCTCCTATGGCAAGGGTGACTACTCGCTCTTCTTCACGAGACCGATCTCGCTGGTTTTCATCGCAGTGACCGTTTACAGCCTCTTCGGCCCGATGCTCCGGAAGCTCTGGAGAGCGCGCAGGCGGACGGCATAG
- a CDS encoding LysR family transcriptional regulator — translation MDVKACHYLLALEEQRSISAAARALGLSQPALSKFLSLTERQLGQQLFIRSSPLLPTEAGRIYLSACREILNVRQRSYASIFRLGAAPQQILTIGVTPYRGSRVFSEIFPSFTERFPHVQLHLRECYMREMKEAIRRGELDLSLGTLTSEDETHLCFASSSYEELCLSVPLSHPAASGSDDSATLFPTTELQRFSDAPFVMWGAETTNARVIESYMSRFHFSPTVIYTGNNALLVNELLKTGIGVGLIPRSFCKPHENRVYFSLWPPVQTFIGIFYQKERILSPAERYFIFLVLRNAAESGMDIYYNKLSRGIIREFGG, via the coding sequence ATGGACGTCAAAGCCTGCCATTATCTCCTCGCGCTGGAGGAGCAGCGAAGTATCTCGGCCGCCGCCAGAGCGCTGGGGCTCTCCCAGCCTGCGCTCTCCAAATTTCTTTCGCTCACGGAGCGGCAGCTCGGACAGCAGCTCTTCATCCGAAGCAGTCCGCTGCTCCCGACCGAGGCGGGCAGGATCTACCTCTCCGCCTGCCGGGAGATCCTGAACGTACGCCAGCGCAGCTATGCCTCCATTTTCCGTCTCGGCGCGGCGCCGCAGCAGATCCTCACGATCGGCGTCACGCCCTACCGGGGCTCGCGGGTTTTCAGCGAGATCTTCCCCTCCTTCACGGAGCGTTTCCCCCATGTCCAGCTTCATCTCCGGGAGTGCTATATGCGGGAAATGAAGGAGGCGATCCGCCGCGGGGAGCTGGATCTCTCGCTCGGCACGCTGACCTCCGAAGACGAAACACATCTCTGCTTCGCCTCCAGCAGCTACGAGGAGCTCTGTCTCTCCGTCCCGCTCTCCCACCCCGCCGCTTCCGGGAGCGACGACTCCGCGACGCTCTTTCCGACCACAGAGCTGCAGCGCTTTTCAGATGCTCCCTTCGTGATGTGGGGCGCAGAAACAACCAATGCAAGGGTTATCGAGAGCTATATGAGCCGCTTTCACTTCAGCCCGACTGTCATTTATACAGGAAACAACGCTCTTCTCGTAAACGAGCTCCTGAAGACCGGCATCGGGGTCGGACTGATTCCCCGTTCCTTCTGTAAGCCGCATGAGAACCGCGTCTACTTCTCGCTCTGGCCGCCCGTCCAGACCTTCATCGGCATCTTCTATCAGAAAGAGCGTATCCTCTCCCCGGCAGAGCGTTACTTCATTTTCCTCGTTCTCCGAAATGCCGCCGAAAGCGGCATGGATATCTACTACAACAAGCTTTCCCGGGGCATCATCCGGGAGTTCGGAGGCTGA
- a CDS encoding tripartite tricarboxylate transporter TctB family protein: MMKKLNRTYVCGIFMLALSLWIGYESTRIPTMLVSNEPGPRLFPCISAIGIALFSILSMLFDGRQEKSEPYLDRNGFLRLFLIIAECLLFALLMRLIGFWLTSMLGLLLFIWTLKGEKRLNLPFCIVFCILLGSSCYFGFTRGFHIPLPAGTVWESLGIPMP; this comes from the coding sequence ATGATGAAAAAGCTGAATCGAACCTATGTCTGCGGGATCTTCATGCTGGCGCTTTCCCTGTGGATCGGCTATGAGAGCACACGGATTCCTACAATGCTTGTTTCGAATGAGCCGGGGCCGCGGCTCTTCCCCTGTATTTCTGCAATCGGCATTGCCCTCTTTTCCATTCTCTCGATGCTCTTCGACGGGAGGCAGGAGAAGAGCGAGCCCTATCTGGACAGAAACGGTTTTCTCCGTCTGTTCCTGATCATCGCGGAATGTCTGCTTTTTGCGCTGCTGATGCGCCTGATCGGCTTCTGGCTGACCTCGATGCTGGGACTTCTCCTCTTCATCTGGACACTGAAGGGCGAGAAGCGGCTGAATCTGCCGTTTTGCATCGTGTTCTGTATCCTGCTGGGCAGCAGCTGCTACTTCGGCTTCACCAGAGGCTTCCATATCCCGCTTCCGGCAGGGACGGTCTGGGAAAGTCTCGGCATTCCGATGCCGTAG